Proteins encoded in a region of the bacterium genome:
- a CDS encoding ATP-binding cassette domain-containing protein: protein MLRIDRVVAGYHPGIDILSDLTLRAASGRITAVIGPNGAGKSTLLRVVFGLVRPRAGRVVFGDREIQQTTAYARKRLGIGYVPQGPSTFPQMTVEENLLVGGWTIRRDRPLLHQRLAHLYDLFPTLAAIRGSRATALSGGQLRMLSIAKELVASPTLLLVDEPTAGLAPRVADGVYDLLVRSRHLGVTVVLVDQNISEAVAVADDVYLIVMGRVEREGPREVFARDLRAIIRETLVGGPAPAS, encoded by the coding sequence GTCGTCGCAGGGTATCATCCGGGCATCGACATCCTGAGCGATTTGACGCTGCGGGCGGCGTCGGGCCGGATCACCGCAGTCATCGGTCCGAATGGGGCGGGCAAATCCACCCTTCTGCGTGTGGTGTTTGGGCTGGTCCGGCCGCGTGCGGGCCGCGTCGTGTTCGGGGATCGCGAGATCCAGCAAACGACCGCCTACGCGCGCAAGCGGTTGGGGATCGGTTATGTGCCTCAGGGTCCCAGCACCTTCCCCCAGATGACGGTTGAGGAGAACCTCCTGGTCGGGGGCTGGACGATCAGGCGGGACCGGCCGCTGCTCCACCAGCGCCTCGCGCACTTGTACGACTTGTTCCCGACGCTGGCCGCCATCCGGGGATCGCGGGCGACGGCGTTGAGCGGGGGGCAGCTGCGGATGCTTTCGATCGCGAAGGAGCTGGTGGCCTCGCCCACGCTGCTGCTGGTCGATGAGCCGACGGCGGGGCTGGCGCCGCGGGTGGCGGACGGGGTCTACGATCTGCTCGTCCGCAGTCGGCACCTCGGGGTGACGGTTGTCTTGGTGGATCAGAACATCTCCGAGGCCGTCGCGGTCGCGGACGACGTCTACCTCATCGTCATGGGGCGGGTTGAGCGGGAGGGGCCGCGGGAAGTCTTCGCCCGGGATCTGCGCGCGATCATCCGAGAGACACTGGTGGGGGGACCGGCACCGGCGTCGTGA
- a CDS encoding ABC transporter substrate-binding protein — protein sequence MGQRLVVTVVGGMLIAALAAGGAVGSAAPAPVTLGVLTPLSPPGDPAAGQLIERGAELGIQYINTVMGGLFGGKGGCALPATQVRLAVEDDSGLPEKAIAGFRRLVSEDHAVAVWGQFHSSAMLAAAPLADQLGVPFISTQASAADITAKHFKAVFRTHPIDPDRAAAWLGWIQAQGWHKVAMLAENTDYGIGLAEATKSLIAAKKMNVTLDAVIFDRTSSDLTPQLLKFKAEKPDVLLNVGVGTPAYLIIKQAHDIGLFPQVPMLGSYDFPVRPEYWKNLGAAGNYLAFISYYHPRMALSPLGKWAAIEYAKRYKDVAIYSNLNSFGDAVILAEAMNQACSSDPTKIIAALERGRFDTWIGSGATFPRGAGVYWHQWSPPMVILQFTQTDETYDQAPILYPTAMKTGTYTGPH from the coding sequence ATGGGTCAGAGGTTGGTTGTGACCGTGGTGGGGGGGATGCTGATCGCCGCGCTGGCGGCGGGCGGCGCTGTCGGTTCGGCGGCGCCCGCTCCGGTCACGCTCGGAGTGCTCACCCCGCTTTCCCCTCCCGGCGATCCGGCGGCCGGGCAGCTGATCGAGCGGGGGGCCGAACTGGGGATCCAGTACATCAATACCGTGATGGGCGGGTTGTTCGGGGGCAAGGGGGGGTGCGCGCTGCCCGCAACCCAGGTCCGGTTGGCGGTCGAGGACGACAGCGGACTTCCGGAGAAGGCGATCGCCGGCTTCCGGCGCCTGGTTTCGGAAGATCACGCGGTGGCGGTGTGGGGTCAGTTTCACAGTTCGGCGATGCTCGCCGCGGCCCCCCTCGCGGATCAGTTGGGGGTGCCCTTCATCAGCACGCAGGCGTCGGCGGCGGACATCACCGCGAAGCACTTTAAAGCCGTCTTTCGCACCCACCCCATCGACCCCGACCGCGCCGCGGCGTGGCTCGGCTGGATTCAGGCGCAGGGCTGGCACAAGGTCGCGATGCTGGCGGAGAACACGGATTACGGGATCGGCCTGGCGGAGGCGACCAAGTCACTGATCGCGGCAAAGAAGATGAACGTCACCCTCGACGCCGTGATCTTCGACCGAACCTCCTCCGACCTCACCCCGCAGCTCCTGAAGTTCAAGGCGGAGAAGCCCGATGTGCTGCTCAACGTCGGGGTCGGGACGCCGGCCTACCTGATCATCAAGCAGGCCCACGACATCGGGCTGTTCCCGCAGGTGCCGATGCTGGGATCGTACGATTTCCCGGTGCGGCCGGAGTACTGGAAGAACCTCGGCGCAGCGGGGAACTACCTCGCGTTCATCTCCTACTATCACCCTCGGATGGCCCTGTCCCCGCTCGGAAAGTGGGCGGCCATCGAGTACGCGAAGCGGTACAAGGACGTGGCGATCTATTCCAACCTCAACTCGTTCGGCGACGCGGTGATCCTGGCGGAGGCGATGAATCAGGCCTGCAGCAGCGACCCGACGAAGATCATTGCCGCCCTGGAGCGGGGGCGCTTCGATACCTGGATCGGCTCCGGGGCGACCTTTCCTCGGGGGGCGGGGGTTTACTGGCACCAGTGGTCTCCGCCGATGGTGATTTTGCAGTTCACCCAGACCGACGAGACGTACGATCAGGCCCCGATCCTCTATCCTACGGCGATGAAGACCGGCACGTACACCGGCCCGCACTGA
- a CDS encoding branched-chain amino acid ABC transporter permease, with the protein MDVTLLVQYGLAGLVIGVIYCLMAVGITFIYSIMKMINWAMGEFFMIGGYLQYLLITGWLGSSRWYLALPLAAVGAGLLGMLVQRVLLRPMFVGQVERLDEYATIVTISLTVLLRNLAVVVFGPYQFSPADYAPPVMLGPLPLNGSRFAAFVGTIVLLGVFAMVMRWTWFGRALRAAAQNRLGALCAGINLPRLDMLAFGIGVGLAGAAGALLAPVFLVFPQSGALSTVKGFEIIVIGGLGSLPGSIVGGLLLGLVESLGSVFVSPSFRDVYGFGLLLLILVLRPTGLWGERTREA; encoded by the coding sequence GTGGACGTCACCCTCCTCGTCCAGTACGGGCTCGCCGGGCTCGTCATCGGAGTGATCTATTGCCTGATGGCGGTCGGGATCACCTTCATTTACAGCATCATGAAGATGATCAACTGGGCGATGGGCGAGTTCTTCATGATCGGCGGATACCTGCAGTATCTGCTGATCACGGGGTGGCTGGGATCATCCCGCTGGTACCTTGCCCTCCCGTTGGCCGCGGTCGGGGCCGGCCTCCTGGGCATGCTGGTGCAGCGGGTGCTCCTCCGGCCGATGTTCGTGGGGCAGGTCGAGCGGTTGGACGAGTATGCGACAATCGTCACGATCAGCTTGACCGTGCTGCTGCGAAACCTGGCGGTCGTGGTCTTCGGGCCGTACCAGTTCTCCCCCGCCGACTACGCCCCGCCGGTCATGCTGGGTCCGCTGCCGCTCAACGGGAGTCGGTTCGCCGCGTTCGTTGGGACGATCGTCCTCCTCGGGGTGTTCGCGATGGTGATGCGCTGGACGTGGTTCGGCCGCGCGCTGCGCGCGGCGGCGCAGAACCGCCTGGGCGCCCTGTGCGCCGGGATCAACCTGCCGCGACTCGATATGCTGGCCTTCGGCATCGGCGTGGGGCTGGCGGGGGCCGCGGGCGCTTTGCTGGCGCCGGTGTTCTTGGTGTTTCCACAGAGCGGCGCCCTCAGCACCGTCAAGGGGTTCGAGATCATCGTCATCGGGGGCCTCGGCTCGCTCCCCGGGAGCATCGTCGGGGGGCTGCTCCTCGGACTGGTCGAGAGCCTGGGCTCGGTGTTCGTCTCGCCTTCGTTCCGCGACGTGTACGGGTTCGGGCTCCTGCTGCTCATCCTCGTGCTGCGACCGACCGGGCTCTGGGGCGAGCGGACCCGCGAGGCATAG
- a CDS encoding branched-chain amino acid ABC transporter permease, protein MGLTLAGLVLAGFLPAVLGDYPVHVLTVACYYVILASTWNLIAGYTGLFSLAHHVFAAIGGYASALLVVRAGAPVPIGIAAGAILAGAVGYVIGALTLRLRALYLALATWAFAESMRVVVSMEYGITRGDLGLPVPTLFGTASPRVYYEVFLLLAAATVAGLALLLRSKIGYRLRAIRDDEGAARAAGINTVRWKRFVFALSSGVAGLAGALYGHYIGLLSPAGMQFDEMALIIIMVILGGQRTLAGPVIGAIVVEGASESLRAYGQLRMVLFALVVLGLMRLYPPGLVGLARAAWARLAPRSARGGADA, encoded by the coding sequence ATGGGGCTCACGCTCGCCGGGCTCGTGCTCGCGGGGTTCCTCCCGGCGGTCCTCGGCGACTATCCGGTGCACGTGCTCACGGTCGCCTGTTACTATGTCATCCTGGCGTCCACGTGGAACCTGATCGCGGGGTATACGGGGCTGTTCTCGCTCGCCCACCACGTCTTCGCGGCGATCGGCGGGTACGCGTCGGCGCTGCTGGTGGTCCGCGCCGGAGCACCGGTTCCGATAGGGATCGCGGCCGGAGCGATCCTGGCGGGGGCGGTCGGGTACGTCATCGGGGCGTTGACGTTGCGTTTGCGCGCGCTGTATCTCGCGCTGGCGACCTGGGCGTTCGCCGAGTCGATGCGCGTGGTCGTCTCGATGGAATACGGGATCACCCGTGGCGACCTTGGGCTTCCCGTCCCCACGCTGTTCGGGACGGCGTCCCCACGGGTCTACTACGAGGTGTTCCTGCTTCTGGCCGCGGCCACCGTGGCCGGGCTTGCGTTGCTCCTGCGATCGAAGATCGGCTACCGGCTGCGTGCGATTCGGGACGACGAAGGCGCGGCGCGGGCCGCCGGGATCAACACCGTGCGGTGGAAGCGCTTCGTGTTCGCGCTGAGCTCCGGGGTGGCCGGGCTGGCGGGGGCGCTGTACGGTCACTACATCGGCCTGCTGAGCCCCGCCGGGATGCAGTTCGACGAGATGGCCCTGATTATTATCATGGTGATCCTCGGCGGCCAGCGGACGCTCGCCGGCCCCGTGATCGGCGCGATCGTCGTGGAGGGGGCCTCGGAGTCGCTCCGCGCGTACGGTCAGCTCCGGATGGTCCTGTTCGCGCTCGTGGTCCTGGGGTTAATGCGCCTCTATCCTCCGGGATTGGTCGGGCTGGCTCGGGCTGCCTGGGCCCGCCTCGCGCCCCGCTCAGCCCGCGGGGGGGCCGATGCCTGA
- a CDS encoding pyridoxal phosphate-dependent aminotransferase, with product MFLSKSVRAITPSMTIGMDDRARRLRRDGVDVISFAAGEPDFDTPEVIKQAAIKAIQEGFTKYTSPAGIIELRQAIATRLRAAYGVQYAPEEIVVTAGGKPALYFALRALCEPGDEVLIPIPAWVSYMEQVKLAGGRPVPVPTEAAEDFQPLPERVAPLLTSRTRALLICSPHNPTGAVYARETLAGLVELSRRREFTLLSDEIYESMVYDGATHHCVPAAWPEAREGTVLLNSMSKTYAMTGWRIGYAAAPREVATAITDVQGHLAGNPNSIAQRAALAALEQRVDPGEMVAEYDRRRRYIVSRLNALPGVRCATPRGAFYAFPDVRGILGRLGAPATSAALCEHLLDRAHVAAVPGEAFEAPGFIRMSYATAFPRIEEGLDRIARALETFG from the coding sequence ATGTTTCTCTCGAAGAGCGTGCGCGCGATCACCCCCTCGATGACGATCGGGATGGACGACCGCGCCCGCCGGTTGCGGCGGGACGGGGTCGACGTCATCAGCTTTGCCGCGGGCGAGCCCGATTTCGACACGCCCGAGGTCATTAAACAGGCAGCGATCAAAGCGATCCAGGAGGGGTTTACCAAGTACACGAGCCCGGCCGGCATCATCGAGCTGCGGCAGGCGATCGCCACGCGGCTGCGCGCCGCGTACGGGGTCCAGTACGCGCCGGAAGAGATCGTTGTGACGGCCGGCGGGAAGCCCGCTCTCTATTTCGCCCTGCGCGCCCTCTGCGAGCCGGGGGACGAGGTGCTGATCCCGATTCCCGCCTGGGTTTCGTACATGGAGCAGGTAAAGCTCGCCGGCGGCCGCCCGGTGCCGGTCCCCACCGAGGCGGCGGAGGATTTTCAGCCGCTCCCCGAGCGGGTGGCGCCGCTCTTGACCTCACGGACCCGCGCGCTGCTGATCTGCTCCCCGCATAACCCCACCGGCGCGGTCTACGCCCGCGAGACGCTGGCGGGACTTGTGGAGCTCAGCCGTCGCCGCGAGTTCACGCTGTTGAGCGACGAGATCTACGAAAGCATGGTCTATGACGGGGCCACCCATCACTGTGTCCCCGCGGCTTGGCCCGAGGCGCGCGAGGGGACCGTGTTGCTCAACTCGATGTCCAAGACCTACGCGATGACCGGATGGCGGATCGGATATGCCGCCGCCCCACGGGAGGTCGCGACGGCCATCACCGACGTCCAAGGGCATCTTGCCGGCAACCCGAACTCGATCGCCCAGCGCGCGGCCCTGGCCGCCCTGGAGCAGCGGGTCGACCCGGGCGAGATGGTGGCCGAGTACGACCGGCGTCGCCGCTACATCGTTTCCCGGCTCAACGCCCTCCCCGGGGTTCGGTGCGCCACCCCCCGCGGCGCGTTTTACGCCTTTCCGGACGTGCGGGGCATCCTCGGCCGACTCGGCGCCCCCGCCACGTCGGCCGCCCTGTGCGAGCACCTCCTCGATCGGGCGCACGTGGCCGCCGTCCCAGGCGAGGCGTTCGAGGCCCCGGGATTCATTCGCATGTCGTACGCGACCGCGTTCCCCCGCATCGAAGAAGGGCTCGACCGGATCGCCCGGGCGCTCGAGACGTTCGGGTAG
- the pruA gene encoding L-glutamate gamma-semialdehyde dehydrogenase: protein MMTLPEFHNEPLADFTDAPARQAMEGALRAVGDQLGREFPLLIGGRALKTADTFRSLNPSQADRVVAVVHQAGPGEVNAAVDAASAAFESWRWVPAEERAALLMRAANLLRRRRMEAAAWMIYEVGKNWAEADGDVAEAIDFAEYYAREILRYASGPALPATPGEMSEYQYLPLGVVAVISPWNFPVAIPAGMALGAIVCGNTVVMKPASDSAATTYVIAEALTEAGLPPGVLNLIAGPGGVVGEALVTHPKVRMIAFTGSREVGTHLFALAAQTPPGQIWLKRIIAEMGGKNALIVDDDAALDQAVAGVVASGYGYQGQKCSAGSRLIVTPKVYGEVVERVADRVRQLTVGPAAENFPAGPVINARAEQKVLEYIELGKREGRLVAGGTRAREGGYYVAPTVFIDVRPDARIAQEEIFGPVLAAVPARDFDEAIRIANGTAFGLTGSVYTLNPEKLAKGRRELLCGNLYLNRKSTGAVVGTHPFGGFNMSGTDSKAGGPDYLLNFLQPKVVAHRYW, encoded by the coding sequence ATGATGACGCTTCCCGAGTTTCACAACGAACCGTTGGCGGATTTTACGGATGCGCCGGCGCGGCAGGCGATGGAGGGGGCGCTTCGGGCCGTGGGGGATCAGCTGGGCCGCGAGTTTCCGCTGCTGATCGGCGGGAGGGCCCTGAAGACCGCCGACACGTTTCGGTCGCTGAACCCGTCCCAGGCCGACCGGGTGGTGGCGGTCGTCCACCAGGCGGGGCCGGGCGAGGTGAACGCGGCGGTCGACGCGGCCTCTGCCGCATTCGAGTCGTGGCGATGGGTGCCCGCCGAGGAGCGCGCCGCCCTCCTGATGCGCGCCGCCAACCTGCTCAGGCGCCGGCGCATGGAGGCCGCCGCTTGGATGATTTACGAGGTCGGGAAGAACTGGGCGGAGGCCGATGGCGACGTCGCGGAGGCGATCGACTTCGCCGAGTACTATGCCCGCGAGATCCTGCGCTATGCGTCGGGGCCGGCGCTTCCGGCGACGCCGGGGGAGATGAGCGAGTACCAGTATCTTCCTCTCGGCGTGGTGGCGGTGATCTCGCCTTGGAACTTTCCCGTCGCCATCCCCGCGGGGATGGCGCTCGGCGCGATTGTCTGCGGCAACACGGTCGTGATGAAGCCGGCAAGCGACTCGGCGGCGACGACCTATGTCATCGCGGAGGCGCTTACCGAGGCCGGCCTGCCGCCGGGCGTGCTGAACCTGATCGCCGGGCCCGGCGGGGTCGTGGGAGAGGCCCTGGTCACGCATCCCAAGGTGCGGATGATCGCGTTCACCGGATCCCGCGAGGTCGGGACGCACCTGTTTGCCCTCGCCGCGCAGACGCCCCCGGGGCAGATCTGGCTCAAGCGGATCATCGCCGAGATGGGGGGGAAGAACGCCCTCATCGTCGATGACGACGCGGCCCTGGACCAAGCGGTGGCCGGGGTCGTGGCTTCGGGGTACGGATACCAGGGGCAGAAGTGTTCCGCGGGATCGCGGCTGATTGTGACCCCCAAGGTGTACGGTGAGGTCGTGGAGAGGGTCGCCGACCGGGTCCGCCAGCTCACCGTCGGGCCGGCGGCCGAAAATTTCCCGGCCGGGCCGGTGATCAATGCCCGGGCCGAGCAGAAGGTGCTCGAATACATCGAGCTGGGGAAGCGGGAGGGACGCCTCGTCGCCGGCGGGACTCGGGCGCGGGAGGGCGGCTACTACGTGGCGCCGACGGTGTTTATCGATGTTCGGCCCGACGCCCGGATCGCGCAGGAGGAAATCTTCGGCCCCGTCCTCGCGGCGGTGCCTGCGCGTGACTTCGATGAGGCGATCCGAATCGCCAACGGGACGGCGTTCGGCCTCACGGGATCCGTGTACACGCTCAACCCGGAGAAGCTCGCCAAGGGCCGGCGCGAGCTGTTGTGCGGCAACCTTTACCTGAACAGGAAGTCGACCGGCGCGGTGGTCGGTACGCACCCCTTCGGCGGCTTCAACATGTCGGGGACCGACAGCAAGGCCGGCGGCCCCGATTACCTGCTCAACTTCCTGCAGCCCAAGGTGGTCGCGCACCGATACTGGTAG
- a CDS encoding MBL fold metallo-hydrolase, with amino-acid sequence MEVQLVRHATLLVTMSGVRILVDPMLGEVGAAPAVANSPHPRPNPLTPLPLPASTILTDVAAVLVTHTHRDHFDEAAARFVPKSLPLFGQPEDETKFAGMGFSDVRAVEGTARWNGIEFHRTGGRHGTGEIGRRMAPVSGFVLSAPGEPTLYIAGDTIWCAEVESALREYAPSAAVVNAGAAQFLEGDPITMTAEDVIATARSAPAAQIVAVHMEAINHCLLTRAELRERVRAGGVADRVRILGDGETLRI; translated from the coding sequence ATGGAAGTGCAGCTGGTGCGTCACGCGACGCTCTTGGTGACGATGTCCGGTGTCCGGATCCTCGTTGATCCCATGCTCGGCGAGGTCGGCGCGGCCCCGGCGGTGGCGAATTCCCCACACCCGCGCCCGAACCCGCTCACCCCGCTGCCCCTGCCCGCGTCGACGATCCTCACGGACGTGGCCGCGGTCCTCGTCACCCACACCCACCGGGACCATTTCGACGAGGCGGCGGCGCGGTTCGTGCCGAAGTCGCTGCCCCTGTTCGGGCAGCCGGAGGACGAGACGAAGTTCGCTGGGATGGGCTTCTCCGACGTCAGGGCCGTGGAGGGAACGGCGCGCTGGAACGGGATCGAGTTCCACCGCACGGGGGGGCGGCACGGGACGGGGGAGATCGGCCGCCGCATGGCCCCCGTGTCCGGGTTCGTGCTGAGCGCACCGGGGGAGCCCACGCTCTATATCGCCGGCGACACCATTTGGTGTGCGGAGGTCGAGAGCGCGCTTCGAGAGTACGCTCCCTCCGCGGCCGTCGTCAACGCCGGGGCCGCGCAGTTTCTGGAGGGCGATCCGATCACGATGACCGCCGAGGATGTGATCGCGACGGCGCGCAGTGCCCCGGCCGCCCAGATCGTAGCCGTGCACATGGAGGCGATCAACCACTGTCTCCTCACGCGCGCGGAGCTGCGCGAACGGGTCCGGGCCGGCGGGGTCGCCGATCGCGTCCGGATCCTCGGCGATGGTGAGACCCTCCGGATCTAG
- a CDS encoding MFS transporter: MVPDPWFPADAPPEAVGRRPGLFAALRHRNYRLFFIGQLISLIGTWMQRIAQAWLVLQITNSPFLLGVIGALQWLPVLCLALIGGVVADRVRKRNLIVVTQTVQMIQAFILGALIVTGVVRFWHVAILATILGTSQAFDMPSRQAFIFEMVEGTDMMNAVALNSTIVNVARLIGPAIAGAAIAWVGMSWAFFVNGLSFIPVILALLMMRVRPSQTVSVTAGVMAHLREGIDYLIRTPVALQVIVLLAFESVFVMNFTILTTVFAKNVLNMQAAAFGLLMSAQGAGALVGAITIASLAYLGPRPAMLFGGALALTVSSIVLSTIRHFAPAAVVLGVAGASMVMFTATVNTTLQLNTPDRLRGRVMAIYSLMMGGMTPVGSLVTGALAEIWGAPGAFGVGGTVGLVALAGVFRWHLRAASAAEAASAAGHLGAVGEVVGAAGGDAEEGGR; encoded by the coding sequence GTGGTACCCGACCCGTGGTTTCCCGCGGATGCGCCTCCCGAAGCGGTGGGGCGACGGCCCGGCTTGTTTGCCGCCCTCCGCCACCGGAACTACCGCCTCTTCTTCATCGGCCAGCTGATCTCGCTCATCGGCACCTGGATGCAGCGGATCGCCCAGGCCTGGCTCGTACTCCAGATCACCAACTCCCCGTTCCTGCTGGGTGTCATCGGCGCCCTGCAGTGGCTGCCGGTGCTCTGCCTGGCGCTGATCGGCGGCGTCGTCGCCGATCGGGTCCGCAAGCGAAACCTCATCGTCGTGACCCAGACGGTCCAGATGATCCAGGCGTTCATCCTCGGCGCGCTCATCGTCACGGGCGTGGTGCGGTTCTGGCACGTGGCGATCCTCGCCACGATCCTCGGCACCTCGCAGGCGTTTGACATGCCCAGCCGTCAGGCGTTCATCTTCGAGATGGTCGAGGGCACGGACATGATGAACGCCGTTGCGCTGAACTCCACGATCGTCAACGTCGCCCGGCTGATCGGCCCGGCGATCGCCGGGGCGGCGATCGCCTGGGTGGGGATGTCGTGGGCGTTCTTCGTAAACGGCCTGAGCTTCATCCCGGTGATCCTTGCCCTGCTCATGATGCGGGTGCGCCCCTCTCAGACCGTCAGCGTAACCGCGGGCGTGATGGCGCACCTGCGCGAGGGGATCGACTATCTCATCCGCACCCCGGTTGCCCTGCAGGTGATCGTCCTGCTGGCCTTCGAGAGCGTCTTCGTGATGAACTTCACGATCCTCACCACGGTATTCGCGAAGAACGTCCTGAACATGCAGGCGGCGGCGTTCGGGTTGTTGATGTCCGCGCAGGGGGCGGGGGCACTCGTCGGGGCGATCACCATCGCGTCGCTCGCCTACCTCGGGCCGCGCCCCGCGATGTTGTTTGGGGGAGCCCTGGCGCTCACGGTGTCCTCGATCGTGCTGTCGACGATCCGTCACTTTGCGCCCGCGGCCGTCGTGCTGGGCGTCGCCGGGGCGAGCATGGTCATGTTCACCGCCACCGTCAACACGACGCTCCAACTGAACACTCCCGACCGCCTGCGCGGGCGGGTGATGGCGATCTACTCGCTGATGATGGGCGGCATGACACCGGTGGGCTCGCTCGTCACCGGCGCGCTGGCGGAGATCTGGGGGGCGCCCGGCGCGTTCGGCGTCGGCGGGACCGTCGGGTTGGTGGCGCTCGCGGGTGTCTTCCGCTGGCACCTGCGTGCGGCCTCGGCGGCGGAGGCGGCATCCGCCGCCGGCCACCTCGGAGCCGTAGGCGAGGTCGTCGGCGCGGCGGGCGGCGACGCTGAGGAAGGCGGTCGCTAG
- the guaB gene encoding IMP dehydrogenase, with protein sequence MADLIPIGLTFDDVLLVPRRSAVSTRRQVETRTRVCRGIELAIPIVSASMDTVTESAMASAIAREGGLGVIHRFLPIADHVAEVRRVKRAESVVIETPYTLGPEAPVRQAAAFMQEHGSAGILVIDRDRRLLGIVTARDVLFEEHLDRPITTAMTPRERLITAPVGTPVEEAKQILHRHRIEKLPLVDAEGRLAGLVTSRDIRSRLRYPNATKDQKGRLRVGAAIGVRGDFLERAEALAAEEVDVLVIDIAHGHSDLAFRTVEAVRARCPEIPLIAGNVATAEGTRDLIACGVDGVKVGVGPGSTCTTRVVTGSGVPQLTAILECAEAASAGGIPIIADGGIRGSGDLVKALAAGAETAMLGNLLAGTEESPGASVTRNGRQYKVYRGMASLWTSAERRDMPQEDDLLTEIVPEGIEAMVPHRGRLAAVLAQLVGGLRSGMSYCGATTLGELRANARFIRVTEAGVREGMPHDVDSLS encoded by the coding sequence ATGGCTGACTTGATTCCGATCGGGCTGACATTTGACGACGTCCTGCTGGTGCCGCGGCGGAGTGCCGTCAGCACGCGGCGGCAGGTGGAGACCCGGACGCGGGTGTGCCGCGGGATCGAACTCGCGATTCCCATCGTGAGCGCCAGCATGGACACCGTGACCGAGTCGGCGATGGCGAGCGCCATCGCTCGCGAGGGCGGCCTGGGGGTCATTCACCGGTTCCTCCCCATCGCCGACCACGTCGCTGAGGTCCGGAGGGTCAAGCGCGCCGAAAGCGTGGTCATCGAGACCCCGTACACGCTCGGGCCGGAGGCACCGGTCCGGCAAGCCGCCGCGTTCATGCAGGAGCACGGCTCGGCCGGCATCCTGGTGATCGACCGCGACCGCCGGCTGCTCGGCATCGTGACCGCCCGGGACGTTCTGTTCGAGGAGCACCTCGACCGTCCGATTACCACGGCCATGACCCCGCGGGAGCGACTGATCACGGCACCGGTCGGGACCCCGGTGGAGGAAGCCAAGCAGATCCTCCACCGACATCGGATTGAGAAGCTTCCGCTGGTCGACGCCGAGGGGCGGCTGGCGGGGCTCGTGACCAGCCGTGACATTCGAAGCCGGCTGCGGTACCCCAACGCGACGAAGGATCAGAAGGGACGGCTGCGGGTCGGCGCCGCGATCGGCGTGCGCGGCGACTTTCTCGAGCGCGCCGAAGCGCTGGCGGCGGAGGAGGTCGATGTGCTCGTCATCGACATCGCCCACGGCCATTCGGACCTGGCGTTTCGCACGGTGGAGGCCGTGCGCGCGCGGTGTCCCGAGATTCCGCTGATCGCCGGAAACGTGGCCACGGCGGAGGGCACCCGCGACCTCATCGCTTGCGGGGTGGACGGCGTGAAGGTCGGCGTCGGGCCTGGCTCGACCTGCACCACCCGGGTGGTCACCGGCTCGGGGGTCCCGCAGCTGACCGCGATCCTCGAGTGTGCCGAGGCCGCCTCGGCGGGCGGCATCCCGATCATCGCCGACGGCGGGATTCGGGGCTCGGGGGATCTCGTGAAAGCCTTGGCCGCCGGCGCCGAGACCGCGATGCTCGGGAACCTGCTGGCAGGGACCGAGGAGAGCCCGGGCGCCTCCGTCACTCGGAACGGGCGGCAGTATAAGGTCTACCGCGGGATGGCCAGCCTGTGGACTTCTGCGGAGCGCCGCGACATGCCGCAGGAGGACGATCTGCTCACCGAGATCGTCCCCGAGGGGATCGAGGCGATGGTCCCGCATCGCGGCCGGCTGGCTGCGGTCCTCGCCCAGCTCGTCGGCGGCCTCCGCTCCGGCATGAGCTACTGCGGCGCGACGACGCTTGGCGAACTGCGCGCCAACGCTCGCTTCATCCGGGTGACCGAGGCGGGGGTGCGCGAGGGCATGCCCCACGACGTCGACTCCCTGTCCTGA